In Nitrospirota bacterium, a single genomic region encodes these proteins:
- the rplC gene encoding 50S ribosomal protein L3 has protein sequence MMTGILGRKLGMTQVFDESGRIYPVTVIEAGPCCVVQIKTKENDGYEAIKVGFGEIKKEKNVNRPMKGMFKKAGTASYRLLKEFPMADLKVGEMITAEKFQKGDLISVAGVSKGKGFQGVMKRHNYSGGPASHGSTSYREVGSIGASSFPSRVWKNKGMPGHMGSELITVKNLKVVDVKAEQNLILVLGAVPGSKGTYLEIRKEN, from the coding sequence CTTGGGATGACCCAGGTTTTTGATGAAAGCGGCAGGATATATCCTGTAACTGTTATAGAGGCAGGACCGTGCTGCGTAGTTCAGATTAAGACAAAAGAAAATGATGGATACGAGGCGATCAAGGTCGGCTTTGGCGAAATCAAGAAAGAAAAGAATGTGAATAGGCCCATGAAGGGCATGTTCAAAAAGGCGGGAACAGCATCTTATCGGCTCCTCAAAGAGTTCCCTATGGCTGACCTGAAGGTGGGTGAGATGATTACAGCCGAAAAGTTTCAGAAAGGTGATCTCATCTCGGTAGCGGGCGTGTCGAAGGGCAAGGGATTTCAGGGCGTAATGAAGAGGCACAATTACTCAGGCGGTCCGGCTTCGCATGGATCGACATCCTACAGAGAGGTCGGCTCTATCGGTGCAAGCTCTTTCCCTTCCAGGGTTTGGAAGAATAAGGGGATGCCAGGGCATATGGGATCCGAGCTCATTACGGTCAAAAATCTGAAGGTTGTTGATGTTAAGGCTGAGCAGAACCTTATTCTTGTTTTGGGTGCAGTTCCTGGATCAAAAGGGACATATCTCGAAATCAGAAAGGAAAACTAA
- the rplD gene encoding 50S ribosomal protein L4 — translation MAEIDIKDKNNSSVGKIALPETVFSVSARQGAVHDAIVNFLANQRQGTAATKTKGLVSGGGKKPYKQKGTGRARAGSSRSPLWKGGGTVFGPQPRDYSYSLPKKAKRVALHSALSAKLSDGEIMVIDSISLDRPCTKDILALLKNLGLEGKSTLIVMPEKNDNVVLSARNIPGVKVARVTDLNTYEVAVHHIVLITKQAVEMLAEAKKK, via the coding sequence ATGGCAGAGATCGATATAAAAGATAAGAATAACTCATCTGTTGGCAAAATAGCCCTTCCTGAAACTGTTTTCAGTGTATCAGCAAGGCAGGGAGCTGTTCACGACGCCATTGTCAATTTCCTGGCAAACCAGCGTCAGGGGACTGCTGCTACAAAGACCAAGGGTCTTGTCAGCGGCGGAGGGAAAAAACCGTATAAGCAGAAGGGTACAGGGCGGGCACGAGCTGGCAGCAGCCGCTCGCCTCTCTGGAAGGGTGGAGGCACAGTATTCGGACCTCAGCCGAGAGATTACTCCTACAGCCTGCCGAAAAAGGCAAAAAGGGTTGCTCTGCATAGTGCGCTTTCGGCAAAGCTTTCTGATGGAGAGATAATGGTTATAGACAGCATATCCCTGGATAGACCATGCACTAAGGATATCCTTGCGCTTCTCAAGAACCTTGGGCTTGAAGGGAAGTCAACACTTATTGTTATGCCTGAGAAGAATGACAACGTTGTTCTTTCAGCAAGGAATATCCCCGGAGTCAAGGTTGCCAGAGTGACAGACCTCAATACCTATGAAGTGGCAGTGCATCATATAGTGCTGATCACAAAGCAGGCTGTTGAGATGCTTGCGGAGGCGAAAAAGAAATGA
- the rplW gene encoding 50S ribosomal protein L23, whose product MKNVFDVIKRPLFTEKGSSLKEAENKVLIEVARESNKIEIKKAVEELFKVKVEKVATIKAHGKMKKYGKFAGKTSDRKKALITLKEGEKLDFIEGV is encoded by the coding sequence ATGAAAAATGTTTTTGACGTGATCAAGCGGCCTCTGTTTACTGAAAAAGGAAGCAGCCTTAAAGAGGCAGAGAATAAGGTGCTGATTGAAGTTGCAAGAGAATCAAATAAGATAGAGATCAAGAAGGCGGTCGAAGAACTGTTTAAAGTAAAGGTCGAGAAAGTAGCAACCATAAAGGCCCATGGCAAGATGAAGAAATATGGCAAGTTCGCCGGTAAGACATCTGACCGTAAAAAGGCTCTTATTACCCTCAAAGAGGG